From the Oryzias latipes chromosome 22, ASM223467v1 genome, one window contains:
- the LOC101155733 gene encoding uncharacterized protein KIAA1522 homolog has product MSNRDSLGFGDLLPQDVVNIFVREKNGKRGRKKRTRSLGRAFGWLKRRKSRKLSANGQGPGLGPALDLALDGLSAGQQGGNKGGHKSTRHAHPQGNSHAVSKRENEDQTLAPPPFLENVFVEASRPKYLEDLHSEALEGLKLMQQEESSKGVEYQDNESTISTVTTQTDGESAGFVTDSTLPDSSSVVSAQSSVSAMSSRSGLTRQESTFRPLNSGKKEKGKKRRRQRRTIVGIPHHVQRELGLDRTGWMLNPPLQEEHLYNGETDNGFTSDDQQNAESTEEAATSITAVKNLQPLSKDNVEQLGATLAGHGDDLTLLHRFNSGLTRGQRPQSLAVPWMTTASGNQKLSPGAVMSMSPQAAYMSKIIPNAVLPPSIEVVEISRGQSRSSVRTVTKSSLVVSSPNSSRPSSRASSSRSTLSNITSASRCILPSTSGSSLWSNSESSETLVSDTSTIFSSSTAQQNKSPYGEASAKEDKVGPISSNYSQNGKIVLKGGEKNAQFGRSMSIKKPKRAPPPPSRSYSLHNKIKRRSRDLMELQPSTSGRPSFQSEENNNIIGLSSVPSKNGDSPGYHGDTSSLDESSASVVFPFIKPHSQEPKTEVRVEVEKVSKEVPREKQENKRNKTRPPPTGSSKQEPTPLQVSKEVQGSSTKHKKSIFAKWFSGSHSPAVPKAEAKVQEKPKLTEELNPEAGTASTHPSVRTLRDLFNIPPSPKVHAPPPPPPEVWAHSKRTFELIFGPPAPIDPAAIIKKNPKDRRHQRQSSSVSTEGSTKGSVVERKHKNPAEKLEASDNQSFQESRDLRTECDDKKNNEELEQNEGLKEKDEKVRVGDVLNGMLVKVIERRQRTEENQNVFIEGKSSVGELPAPTIVSISSSSPPPESHLPHHPCTGQTMDATSGQVVSPESFWPPPPPPLTQIGISGSDEADLPLPPPPLFGEEGLSSPSPPEAKAAHVDVITAKPKNLCPPEEVMLSPLKIPPPPSYTAPPPPAEVSPQHEVVPAPKSEALPGKEVTTLATAAEEASLPPAVEAFHPLPDKVAAPPSQEDAFQAITQAAPESKLTPPQSVPPPPSSLSQQQEEIPLEQEGDSSNSFPPQIIPPPLNPPVQTVSEITSASDEPPPSPPCDFRNSPVPKYVEEPAPSPPQSIPLPPPLPESGLVSTKLQSSPVSQEDQSQKQMAAAALPEEPSSHITPSLLNAVKLRSVSCSPEPPEARQQTSDSHKEASPIITQTLLQTVKLRSVNNSPEPPEAKDQPETEVKLNQEQPESQAPTSSAPADPPQKPVRRSLILGASTSPSPPVDAAPQPTLPTSQSVSAPEATTVSIAKPSPPVAACRSMNLQEAIRMRTAARSKENPSSSLNLHPTSPSNLQKSPTSTANFIFSKINKKAEDKTVLETKIQPRNQEVSSVTKIPSVEEPVKKEAKVPPPVAKKPRTESKGAEINEDTEQTAGQEAQKGVKEPEE; this is encoded by the exons CTGTATCAAAGCGAGAAAATGAGGACCAGACCCTGGCGCCCCCGCCTTTCCTGGAGAATGTGTTTGTTGAGGCCAGCAGACCCAAGTACCTGGAGGACCTGCACAGCGAGGCCTTGGAAGGACTAAAACTGATGCAACAGGAAG AGAGCAGTAAAGGAGTGGAGTACCAGGACAATGAAAGCACAATT tcAACAGTGACGACTCAAACAGATGGAGAAAGCGCAGGGTTTGTGACGGACAGCACTCTTCCGGACTCGTCTTCAGTGGTTTCTGCTCAGTCATCAGTGTCCGCCATGTCTTCTCGCTCTGGACTCACGAGACAAG AATCAACATTTAGACCTTTGAATTctgggaaaaaggaaaaaggcaaGAAGAGAAGAAGACAAAGGAGAACAATTGTGGGGATCCCACACCACGTACAGAGAGAACTGG GTTTGGACAGAACTGGTTGGATGCTCAATCCGCCTTTACAAGAGGAGCATCTTTACAATGGAGAGACTGATAACGGCTTCACCTCTGATGACCAGCAGAACGCTGAGTCAACAGAGGAAGCTGCTACCAGCATTACCGCTGTGAAAAACCTTCAGCCTCTCAGCAAAGACAACGTTGAGCAGCTCGGTGCCACCCTTGCTGGTCATGGGGACGACCTGACGCTGCTGCATCGCTTCAATTCTGGTTTAACCCGTGGACAGAGGCCTCAGTCCTTGGCGGTGCCCTGGATGACCACTGCCTCCGGCAACCAGAAGCTTTCCCCTGGTGCGGTCATGTCCATGTCCCCCCAGGCTGCCTACATGTCCAAAATCATCCCCAATGCGGTGTTGCCACCTTCCATCGAAGTGGTGGAAATCAGTCGTGGCCAGAGCCGCAGCAGCGTGCGCACAGTCACCAAAAGCAGCCTGGTGGTGTCCAGTCCGAATTCCTCCCGCCCTTCCTCGAGAGCCTCCTCTTCCAGATCTACTTTATCTAACATCACCTCTGCTTCCCGCTGCATTCTTCCTTCTACGTCCGGCAGCTCCCTCTGGAGCAATTCCGAATCTTCAGAGACTTTGGTATCAGACACCTCAACCAtcttcagcagcagcactgCACAGCAAAACAAATCTCCATATGGAGAGGCTTCTGCTAAGGAGGACAAAGTTGGCCCAATTTCATCCAATTACAGCCAAAATGGTAAGATAGTTCTTAAAGGAGGTGAGAAAAATGCACAGTTTGGCAGAAGTATGTCTatcaaaaaaccaaaaagggCTCCGCCTCCTCCAAGCCGCTCTTATtcccttcacaataaaataaagcgACGCTCAAGAGATCTGATGGAACTTCAGCCCTCCACTTCTGGAAGACCTTCTTTCCAGAGTGAGGAGAACAATAACATAATTGGATTATCTTCAGTCCCATCCAAGAATGGGGACAGCCCTGGTTACCACGGAGACACAAGTTCTCTAGATGAGTCTTCTGCCTCCGTGGTCTTCCCATTTATCAAGCCTCATTCACAAGAACCAAAAACAGAGGTCAGAGTGGAAGTGGAAAAAGTTTCTAAAGAAGTTCCACGCGAGAAGCAGGAGAACAAGCGCAATAAAACCCGTCCTCCACCCACTGGTTCCTCCAAGCAGGAGCCAACACCCTTACAAGTCTCCAAGGAGGTCCAAGGATCATCtacaaaacacaagaaaagcATCTTTGCTAAGTGGTTTTCTGGTTCCCATTCTCCAGCTGTCCCCAAAGCAGAGGCAAAAGTTCAGGAAAAGCCGAAACTCACAGAAGAACTGAATCCTGAAGCTGGTACAGCCAGCACCCACCCCTCTGTACGGACCTTAAGAGACCTTTTTAACATCCCACCGTCTCCAAAGGTCCACgcccctccacctcctccaccagaAGTATGGGCTCACAGCAAGCGGACGTTCGAGTTGATCTTTGGACCCCCGGCCCCAATCGACCCCGCTGCTATCATCAAGAAGAATCCCAAAGACAGACGACATCAGAGACAGTCCTCCTCTGTCTCCACAGAGGGCTCCACCAAAGGCTCGGTGgtagaaagaaaacacaagaatCCAGCAGAAAAACTGGAGGCTTCAGACAACCAGTCATTTCAAGAAAGCAGGGATTTGAGAACGGAGTGTGACGACAAAAAGAACAATGAAGAGTTGGAGCAGAATGAAGGTCTGAAAGAAAAGGACGAGAAAGTGAGAGTAGGTGATGTGTTGAACGGGATGTTAGTGAAGGTCATAGAGAGACGTCAGAGAACAGAAGAGAACCAGAACGTGTTTATAGAAGGAAAGTCCAGTGTGGGAGAGCTGCCTGCTCCTACAATAGTTAGcatttcctcctcctcacctccACCTGAATCCCACCTTCCTCATCATCCCTGCACTGGACAGACCATGGATGCTACGTCAGGGCAAGTTGTATCTCCAGAGTCATTCtggcccccaccacccccaccaCTGACACAAATAGGAATCAGCGGGTCTGATGAGGCAGACCTCCCGCTTCCACCTCCACCTCTTTTTGGTGAGGAGGGGCTTTCTTCACCTTCGCCGCCAGAGGCGAAAGCTGCACATGTCGATGTCATAACAGCTAAACCAAAGAACCTCTGTCCTCCTGAGGAGGTGATGCTTTCACCTCTAAAAATCCCCCCTCCTCCATCATACacagctcctcctccacctgcagaagTTTCTCCTCAGCATGAGGTGGTTCCTGCACCAAAGTCTGAAGCTCTTCCAGGTAAAGAGGTCACCACCTTAGCTACAGCAGCGGAAGAAGCCTCACTCCCTCCAGCAGTAGAAGCCTTCCATCCCCTTCCAGATAAGGTTGCTGCTCCGCCCTCTCAAGAAGATGCCTTTCAAGCTATAACCCAGGCAGCTCCTGAGAGCAAGCTCACCCCGCCACAGAGTGTCCCTCCTCCACCATCGTCACTATCACAGCAGCAAGAGGAGATCCCATTGGAACAGGAAGGAGATTCATCCAACAGTTTTCCCCCTCAGATCATTCCACCTCCTTTAAATCCTCCTGTTCAAACTGTGTCTGAAATAACCTCAGCATCTGATGAgccccctccttcccccccaTGTGACTTTAGAAACTCTCCCGTTCCAAAATATGTTGAGGAACCTGCTCCATCTCCACCCCAAAGCATCCCTTTACCTCCACCTTTGCCAGAGAGTGGTCTTGTCAGCACTAAGCTGCAGTCTAGTCCTGTTAGTCAAGAGGATCAAAGTCAAAAGCAGAtggctgcagctgctctgcCTGAAGAACCTTCATCTCATATCACCCCCTCCCTCCTGAATGCAGTGAAGCTGCGCTCTGTGAGCTGTAGTCCTGAACCTCCTGAAGCTCGTCAGCAGACCTCAGATTCACACAAGGAAGCCAGTCCCATCATCACCCAGACTCTGCTGCAGACTGTGAAGCTACGGTCGGTCAACAACAGCCCAGAGCCCCCCGAAGCTAAAGATCAACCAGAAACAGAGGTCAAACTGAACCAAGAGCAACCTGAAAGCCAGGCCCCGACCTCGTCTGCTCCTGCTGATCCTCCGCAGAAACCTGTCAGAAGAAGTTTGATTCTGGGAGCATCCACATCTCCTTCTCCACCTGTCGATGCTGCTCCACAACCAACCCTACCCACGTCTCAGTCTGTTTCTGCTCCTGAAGCCACAACTGTCTCCATAGCAAAGCCCTCTCCCCCTGTCGCTGCATGTCGCTCCATGAACCTTCAAGAGGCCATCCGCATGAGGACAGCAGCCAGATCAAAGGAGAACCCTTCATCTAGTCTCAACCTGCACCCAACTTCACCTTCAAACCTTCAGAAGTCCCCAACCAGCACGGCCAACTTTATCTTCTCTAAAATCAACAAGAAGGCTGAGGATAAGACGGTACTGGAAACCAAAATTCAACCGAGGAACCAGGAGGTTTCTTCTGTTACAAAGATACCCAGCGTAGAAGAGCCAGTAAAGAAGGAGGCCAAGGTGCCGCCACCTGTTGCAAAGAAGCCAAGAACCGAAAGCAAAGGGGCCGAGATCAATGAAGACACGGAGCAAACTGCAGGACAGGAAGCACAGAAAGGTGTCAAAG AACCAGAAGAGTAA
- the LOC105356938 gene encoding zona pellucida sperm-binding protein 3: METKWKLFIVFICVLSKGAVKCLVESHEFPFGVGEKLLEVSEKPSRRVRGDAHRSSLLGSGKTYHSKTLVTPPSMRPVQPGAGIQSDSGKTPDVSVTCFPSDFVVRVNPAFYGLGADAQELTLGSSCKSNGVLKPQGDLLFKYPLTACDGVRELSHGYLIYKNVLHYEPSSKRFPSRAQQLNLNIECHYRRDHSVHQLAVQPTWQTVLVRKNLKGRHMDFQIKLMDDSWKIPAKMQVYLLGQTVNIQVSAPYLLFGEKVYINSCYATPTSSKSSLKYTIIDNYGCMLDSKQDPGASQFISRTDDTLRFSLKAFQFTADPDTEVSIHCKLLVASEEPGPVYKSCTYKGHRWKALTGDDALCECCESKCVTSKSRRALREGFASSRPLLVSDQPHAADEGFLPAGPTANSWRRGGKENDYSKLYNHGNFWEKASAVKDDKAATEPKRVKLDYMKVLEDERDQPGERNPSDLEEGGSGYQEEDSQKTEEVKLESNENRPSLNHQGSEAPNPGEKLEKILQTEKSLKVELVGPEKEIKGCGGNKTVRTSDLPLNDSLADEKTWYFTWR, encoded by the exons ATGGAAACAAAGTGGAAActctttattgtgtttatttgtgtattGTCAAAGGGAGCCGTTAAATGTTTGGTTGAATCACACGAGTTTCCGTTTGGTGTGGGAGAAAAACTTTTGGAAGTGAGTGAAAAGCCATCCAGGAGGGTCAGAGGGGACGCACACAGATCGTCTCTGCTCGGTTCGGGGAAGACCTATCACTCCAAGACTTTAGTGACGCCGCCGTCCATGCGTCCGGTGCAGCCCGGCGCAGGGATCCAGTCCGACTCTGGCAAAACCCCAGACGTCTCCGTCACCTGCTTCCCATCTGACTTTGTCGTGCGGGTGAACCCAGCCTTCTACGGCCTGGGCGCAGACGCACAGGAGCTGACGCTTGGCAGCAGCTGCAAAAGCAACGGGGTGCTGAAACCTCAGGGAGATCTGCTCTTTAAATATCCTTTGACTGCGTGTGATGGAGTGCGTGAG CTGTCTCACGGATATCTCATCTACAAAAACGTGCTCCATTATGAGCCCTCATCCAAACGGTTTCCAAGCAGAGCGCAGCAGTTGAACCTCAACATTGAATGCCATTATCGAAG GGATCATTCTGTACATCAGCTGGCAGTCCAGCCCACCTGGCAAACCGTTTTAGTGCGCAAGAACCTGAAAGGACGTCATATGGATTTTCAGATTAAGCTAATGGACG ATTCCTGGAAGATTCCAGCCAAGATGCAGGTGTATCTGCTGGGACAAACTGTAAACATTCAAGTCTCTGCTCCCTACCTTCTCTTTGGAGAAAAAGTGTACATCAATAGCTGCTATGCCACACCGACCAGCTCCAAATCATCCCTCAAATACACAATCATCGATAACTATgg TTGCATGTTGGACAGTAAACAGGACCCTGGAGCCTCACAGTTCATTTCTAGGACAGACGACACCTTGAGGTTCTCTCTGAAGGCCTTCCAGTTCACAGCTGATCCAGACACTGAG gTCAGCATCCATTGCAAATTGTTAGTCGCATCGGAGGAACCTGGACCTGTGTATAAATCCTGCACCTACAAAGGCCACAG ATGGAAGGCCCTCACTGGTGACGACGCTCTCTGTGAATGCTGCGAGTCAAAGTGTGTAACCTCCAAATCCCGAAGGGCTTTGAGGGAAG gtTTTGCAAGTAGCAGGCCCCTCCTGGTTTCTGATCAGCCACATGCAGCAGATGAAGGCTTTTTACCTGCTGGTCCTACTGCAAACAGCTGGAGAAGAGGAGGCAAGGAAAACGATTACTCTAAACTTTACAACCACGGGAATTTCTGGGAAAAGGCAAGTGCAGTAAAGGATGACAAAGCAGCTACAGAACCTAAGCGTGTCAAGTTGGATTACATGAAGGTTTTGGAGGATGAGAGGGATCAACCAGGAGAAAGAAATCCCTCTGATTTGGAAGAGGGTGGGTCAGGTTACCAGGAGGAAGACTCCCAAAAGACTGAGGAGGTCAAGCTGGAAAGTAATGAAAACAGACCCAGCTTGAACCATCAGGGGAGTGAAGCGCCCAATCCTGGAGAAAAGTTGGAGAAAATattacagacagaaaaaagcttAAAGGTGGAGCTTGTTGGCCCTGAAAAGGAGATAAAAGGGTGTGGAGGCAACAAGACCGTGAGGACTTCTGACCTGCCATTGAATGACAGTCTAGCAGATGAAAAGACGTGGTATTTCACATGGAGATAG
- the LOC101155975 gene encoding sodium-dependent lysophosphatidylcholine symporter 1-B has product MARGEDATSSTLQTVKPQKDISVKEKKQKPQLSVCNKLCFAFGGAPYQITGCALGFFLQIFLLEVAQLDPLNASIILFAGRAWDGITDPTVGFLVSHSRWTRVGRMMPWILCSTPFAVLTYFLIWYVPPFEEGKVLWFLVFYCLFQSMQTCFHVPYSALTMFISTKQEERDSATAYRMTVELLGILLGTAIQGQIVGSVSTCPVDDDNDDYKNSTIPPTVNRTITSLEESKKAHMISSGVICIIYILCSVILFLGVKEQKECVQGESKPLTFRQGLKLVVSHGPYVKLVSAFVCTTLGFLLVEGNFSIFLTYALGQRKDFQNILLVIMLSGTLTIPWWQWFLTRFGKKTAAFCSNLWAIPVIILIVSVKSNLAFLYVVSVAAGVSVGASYFLPWSMLPDVLDDFKVTNPNVHGHEAVFYSFYVFFTKFASGLSLGISTLCLKFAGYVTGNCLQPESVSTTLKVLVSAFPIALIIVGLLILRMYPIDETRRQSNSKVLQARLQSESETQELGSIA; this is encoded by the exons ATGGCAAGAGGAGAGGACGCCACTTCGTCGACTTTGCAAACAGTCAAACCTCAAAAAGACATCAGCGTGAAG gagaaaaagcaaaaacctcAGCTGTCTGTATGCAATAaactttgctttgcttttggaGGAGCTCCTTATCAGATTACTGGTTGTGCGCTGGGATTCTTCCTCCAGATCTTCCTGCTAGAAGTGGCacag TTGGACCCCTTAAATGCCTCCATCATCTTGTTTGCGGGGAGGGCCTGGGATGGCATCACTGACCCAACTGTGGGGTTCCTGGTGAGCCACAGTAGATGGACCAGGGTGGGTCGCATGATGCCGTG GATCCTCTGCTCCACTCCGTTCGCAGTGTTGACATACTTCTTGATTTGGTACGTGCCGCCTTTTGAAGAAGGGAAGGTCCTCTGGTTTCTGGTATTTTACTGCCTCTTCCAGTCTATGCAAACG TGCTTCCATGTGCCATATTCAGCCCTCACCATgtttatcagcaccaaacaGGAGGAGCGGGACTCCGCCACAGCATATC GTATGACAGTGGAGCTCTTGGGGATCCTGTTGGGCACTGCGATCCAAGGACAGATTGTTGGTAGCGTCTCGACGTGTCCTGTTGATGATGACAATGATGATTACAAGAACAGCACAATCCCACCAACAGTCAACAGAACCATAACCTCACTAGAGGAATCA AAAAAAGCACATATGATTTCTTCAGGAGTCATCTGCATCATCTACATCCTGTGTTCTGTGATCCTGTTTTTGGGTGTGAAGGAGCAGAAAG AGTGCGTCCAGGGAGAGTCAAAGCCGCTCACTTTCCGCCAGGGCTTGAAGCTGGTCGTCAGCCACGGACCATATGTCAAACTGGTCTCTGCCTTTGTCTGCACAACTCTGGGTTTCCTG TTAGTGGAAGGAAACTTCAGTATTTTCTTAACATATGCTCTTGGCCAGAGGAAAGACTTCCAGAATATTCTCCTGGTGATTATG CTCTCTGGGACTCTAACCATTCCATGGTGGCAGTGGTTTCTGACCCGGTTTGGGAAGAAGACTGCAGCTTTCTGCAGTAACCTG TGGGCTATTCCCGTCATCATCCTAATCGTTTCTGTCAAGAGCAACCTGGCTTTTTTATACGTGGTGTCTGTGGCGGCTGGTGTGAGCGTGGGAGCGTCTTACTTCCTGCCTTG GTCAATGCTTCCTGATGTGCTGGATGACTTCAAAGTCACCAATCCAAATGTTCATGGCCATGAAGCAGTCTTCTACTCTTTCTATGTGTTCTTCACTAAATTTGCCTCTGGCTTATCTCTGGGTATTTCTACTCTCTGTCTAAA ATTTGCTGGATATGTGACCGGAAACTGCTTGCAGCCAGAATCTGTCAGTACAACTCTGAAAGTGCTGGTCTCTGCATTTCCCATAGCTCTCATTATTGTGGGGTTGCTGATATTAAGGATGTACCCCATCGATGAGACAAGGAGGCAAAGCAACAGCAAAGTACTGCAGGCGAGGCT ACAATCTGAGTCCGAAACCCAAGAACTTGGCAGCATTGCGTAG